A genomic window from Flavobacterium hankyongi includes:
- the pyrR gene encoding bifunctional pyr operon transcriptional regulator/uracil phosphoribosyltransferase PyrR: MSQKTLLTATEVNIILHRLACQLIENHLDFSNTVLIGIQPRGTQLASRLKQILHEEYKVPTIALGFLDITFFRDDFRRGETLEANKTQIDFLVENKKVIFIDDVLYTGRSINAALQAIQSFGRPSEVELLVLIDRRFSRHLPIQPDYRGRQVDAINNEKVVVKWKDTSAPLSEQGEDSVELITK, encoded by the coding sequence ATGAGTCAAAAAACTTTGCTCACAGCTACTGAAGTCAATATCATACTTCATCGTTTGGCTTGTCAATTAATAGAAAATCACCTTGATTTTAGTAACACGGTTTTAATAGGTATTCAGCCTCGTGGTACACAATTAGCTTCACGTTTAAAACAAATTTTGCATGAAGAGTATAAGGTTCCTACTATTGCTTTAGGTTTTTTAGATATTACTTTTTTTAGAGATGATTTCCGCAGAGGAGAAACTTTGGAAGCCAATAAAACCCAAATTGATTTTTTAGTAGAAAACAAAAAAGTGATTTTTATTGATGATGTGCTTTATACTGGTAGAAGTATTAATGCAGCACTTCAAGCTATTCAATCTTTCGGTAGGCCAAGTGAGGTTGAACTGCTAGTGCTTATCGATAGACGTTTTAGTCGTCATTTGCCAATTCAGCCAGATTATAGAGGAAGACAGGTAGATGCCATCAATAATGAAAAGGTAGTGGTAAAGTGGAAGGACACTTCGGCACCGCTCAGTGAACAGGGAGAAGACTCAGTAGAATTAATAACAAAATAA
- a CDS encoding aspartate carbamoyltransferase catalytic subunit encodes MKELSVNHLLGIKYITEEDIQLIFETADHFKEVINRPIKKVPSLRDITIANIFFENSTRTKLSFELAQKRLSADVVNFAASSSSVTKGETLIDTVNNILSMKVDMVVMRHSSPGAAVFLSKNVNASIVNAGDGAHEHPTQALLDAYTIREKLGDVAGKKVVIVGDILHSRVALSNIYSLQKLGAQIKVCGPNTLIPRYIRELGVEVEPNLRKALEWCDVANMLRVQNERLDISYFPSTREYAMQYGVDKQLLDSLNKEIVIMHPGPINRGVEITSDVADSKQSVILEQVENGVAVRMAVIYLLASKKL; translated from the coding sequence ATGAAAGAATTAAGCGTAAATCATTTACTTGGAATTAAATACATCACAGAAGAAGATATTCAACTGATTTTTGAAACCGCTGATCATTTTAAAGAAGTTATTAATCGCCCCATAAAAAAAGTTCCTTCACTTCGAGATATTACCATTGCCAACATTTTCTTCGAAAACAGTACTAGAACAAAATTATCGTTTGAATTAGCACAAAAAAGACTTTCGGCAGATGTAGTAAATTTTGCAGCATCAAGTTCTTCGGTTACAAAAGGTGAAACATTAATTGATACTGTAAATAATATACTTTCTATGAAAGTAGATATGGTTGTAATGCGTCATTCATCGCCTGGTGCAGCAGTATTTCTTTCAAAAAATGTAAATGCAAGTATTGTAAATGCAGGAGATGGTGCTCATGAGCATCCAACACAAGCTTTATTAGATGCTTATACTATTCGTGAAAAACTAGGAGATGTTGCAGGTAAAAAAGTAGTAATTGTGGGTGATATTTTGCATTCACGTGTAGCACTTTCAAACATATATTCACTACAAAAACTAGGAGCGCAAATTAAAGTTTGTGGGCCAAATACTTTAATACCAAGATACATTCGTGAACTTGGAGTAGAAGTAGAGCCTAATTTAAGAAAAGCCTTAGAGTGGTGTGATGTTGCCAATATGCTTCGTGTGCAAAACGAACGCTTAGATATCAGTTATTTTCCTTCTACAAGAGAATATGCTATGCAATATGGTGTAGACAAGCAATTGTTAGATTCATTAAATAAAGAAATTGTAATTATGCACCCAGGACCAATAAATAGAGGAGTTGAAATTACCAGTGATGTAGCTGATTCTAAACAATCCGTAATTTTAGAACAGGTTGAAAATGGCGTTGCTGTAAGAATGGCTGTTATTTATTTGTTGGCTTCAAAAAAATTGTAA
- a CDS encoding ribonuclease Z, which yields MNLTILGCYAATPRTFTNPTSQVLEINNRLFLIDCGEGTQVQLRKNKVKFSAINHIFISHLHGDHFYGLIGLISTFNLLNRNNPLTVYGPVGVKEIIKLQLKLSNSWPQYELNFVELSSNQSEIIFEDDRVIVKTIPLKHRIYTNGFLFNEKPKERKLNVAAVQEYEIETCYYQNIKNGRDITLDDGRIISNELLTFDPPAPKSYAFCSDTVYNEEIVNVIKNVDVLYHESTFLDSEEVLAEKTMHSTAKQAAKIAKLANAKQLVLGHYSTRYTSIDLFKEEAQSVFEEILLSDDGVTFEF from the coding sequence ATGAACTTAACCATTTTAGGTTGCTATGCTGCAACGCCAAGAACTTTTACCAATCCAACATCACAAGTATTAGAAATAAATAATCGATTGTTTTTAATTGATTGTGGGGAAGGAACACAGGTTCAGTTGCGCAAGAATAAAGTAAAATTCTCCGCTATTAACCATATTTTTATTTCTCATCTTCATGGAGATCATTTTTATGGATTAATTGGGCTTATATCAACCTTCAATTTGTTAAATAGGAATAATCCTTTGACGGTTTATGGTCCTGTTGGAGTTAAAGAAATTATTAAACTTCAGCTTAAGTTGTCTAATTCTTGGCCACAATACGAACTTAATTTTGTTGAGTTGTCATCTAATCAATCAGAAATTATTTTTGAAGATGATAGAGTAATAGTTAAAACTATTCCTCTAAAACATCGTATATATACTAATGGATTTTTATTTAATGAAAAACCTAAAGAAAGAAAGCTTAATGTTGCTGCAGTTCAGGAATATGAGATAGAAACTTGTTACTATCAAAATATAAAAAATGGACGTGATATAACTTTAGATGATGGTCGAATAATTTCTAATGAATTACTGACTTTTGATCCGCCAGCACCAAAGAGTTATGCTTTCTGTTCTGATACAGTTTACAATGAAGAAATTGTCAACGTCATTAAAAATGTTGATGTTTTATATCATGAATCAACCTTTTTAGATTCAGAAGAAGTATTAGCAGAGAAAACAATGCATTCAACTGCAAAACAAGCTGCAAAAATTGCCAAACTGGCAAATGCTAAACAATTGGTTTTAGGACATTATTCTACACGATATACTTCTATAGATTTGTTTAAAGAGGAAGCACAAAGTGTTTTTGAAGAAATACTGCTTTCTGATGATGGAGTTACTTTTGAATTTTAA
- the aroB gene encoding 3-dehydroquinate synthase, whose product MKSIQANNYTIHFNKESYTHLNNYLKENNFSKIFFIADENTNELCLPKILPLIETEVPFEIIELEPGEENKTIETCTQVWKVLIELGADRKSLVINVGGGVITDMGGFIASTYKRGIPFINIPTSLLSMVDASVGGKNGVDLDGLKNQIGTITNPAMIIIDTSFLESLSQREMKSGLAEMLKHGLIAKKSHWDKFKNLSEIDFDTFDELIAESVEIKNNIVNQDPTENGIRKALNFGHTLGHAIETLFLETPEKDNLLHGEAIATGMVLESYLSFKKGLITALEYSEIKNHLLSIYEPITFSENDKIDIINLLIHDKKNEYGKVQFALLDGIGNIKINQSADNEIIIKSFEDYNN is encoded by the coding sequence ATGAAATCAATTCAAGCCAATAATTATACAATTCACTTTAATAAAGAAAGTTACACTCATTTAAACAATTATTTAAAGGAGAATAACTTCTCTAAAATTTTCTTTATTGCTGATGAAAACACAAATGAACTTTGCTTACCAAAAATTTTGCCTTTAATTGAAACCGAAGTTCCTTTTGAAATTATTGAACTTGAACCTGGAGAAGAGAACAAAACCATTGAAACCTGTACACAAGTTTGGAAAGTTTTAATTGAACTTGGTGCTGATAGAAAGAGTTTGGTTATAAATGTTGGTGGAGGCGTTATTACCGATATGGGAGGTTTTATAGCGTCCACTTATAAAAGAGGTATTCCTTTCATAAACATTCCAACTTCATTATTATCAATGGTAGATGCATCTGTTGGCGGGAAAAACGGAGTTGATTTAGACGGATTAAAAAACCAAATTGGAACAATAACCAATCCAGCAATGATAATTATCGATACTTCATTCCTAGAATCATTATCACAAAGAGAAATGAAATCTGGATTAGCCGAAATGCTAAAACATGGTTTAATTGCAAAAAAATCACACTGGGATAAATTCAAAAATTTATCTGAAATTGATTTTGACACTTTTGACGAATTAATAGCTGAGTCAGTTGAAATTAAAAATAATATTGTAAATCAGGATCCAACTGAAAACGGAATTAGAAAAGCACTTAATTTTGGTCACACACTAGGACACGCTATTGAAACGTTATTTTTAGAAACACCTGAAAAAGATAATTTGCTTCATGGTGAAGCAATTGCAACAGGTATGGTTTTAGAAAGTTATCTGTCTTTTAAAAAAGGCTTGATTACAGCTTTAGAATATTCAGAAATTAAGAATCATTTATTATCAATTTATGAGCCAATAACTTTTAGTGAAAATGATAAAATTGACATCATAAATTTACTTATTCATGACAAAAAAAATGAATACGGAAAAGTTCAGTTTGCTTTGTTAGACGGAATAGGAAACATAAAAATAAATCAATCCGCTGACAACGAGATAATTATAAAGTCTTTTGAAGATTACAACAACTAA
- a CDS encoding deoxyhypusine synthase family protein, with product MSKGPISQFIEKHYLHFNAAALVDAAKGYEEHLLDNGKMMITLAGAMSTAELGKSLAEMIRQDKVHIISCTGANLEEDIMNLVAHNSYKRVPNYRDLSPQEEWDLLENHFNRVTDTCIPEEEAFRRLQQHLFDIWNNADSKGERYFPHEFMYQMINSGVLEQYYEIDPKDSWMIAAAEKNLPIVVPGWEDSTMGNIFASYCIKGEFKATTMKSGIEYMMWLADWYKDNCSGKGIGFFQIGGGIAGDFPICVVPMLYQDMEMHDVPFWAYFCQISDSTTSYGSYSGAVPNEKITWGKLDITTPKFIVESDATIVAPLIFAYILGQ from the coding sequence ATGAGCAAAGGACCAATTAGTCAATTTATTGAAAAGCATTATCTACATTTTAATGCAGCTGCATTAGTAGATGCAGCTAAAGGTTATGAAGAACATTTATTGGATAATGGTAAAATGATGATCACTTTAGCTGGTGCAATGAGTACAGCTGAATTAGGAAAATCATTAGCCGAAATGATTCGTCAGGACAAAGTGCATATTATATCTTGTACAGGGGCAAACCTTGAGGAAGATATCATGAATCTTGTTGCTCATAATTCATATAAAAGAGTACCTAACTACCGTGATTTATCACCACAGGAAGAATGGGATTTATTAGAAAACCATTTTAACCGCGTAACAGATACTTGTATTCCTGAGGAAGAAGCTTTTCGTCGTTTACAACAACATTTATTTGATATTTGGAATAATGCAGATTCTAAAGGAGAAAGATATTTTCCACACGAATTCATGTACCAAATGATTAACTCTGGAGTCTTAGAACAATATTACGAAATTGATCCTAAAGACTCTTGGATGATAGCAGCCGCAGAAAAAAACTTACCTATTGTTGTTCCCGGATGGGAAGATAGTACAATGGGTAACATTTTCGCCTCATACTGTATTAAAGGTGAATTCAAAGCCACAACAATGAAAAGTGGTATTGAATATATGATGTGGTTAGCTGATTGGTACAAAGATAATTGTTCAGGAAAAGGAATTGGGTTTTTCCAAATTGGTGGAGGTATTGCTGGGGACTTCCCTATTTGTGTCGTTCCAATGCTTTACCAAGACATGGAAATGCATGATGTGCCTTTTTGGGCTTATTTCTGTCAAATATCTGATTCAACGACAAGTTATGGTTCTTATTCAGGAGCAGTTCCAAATGAGAAAATTACTTGGGGTAAATTAGATATCACAACTCCAAAATTTATTGTAGAATCTGATGCAACTATCGTTGCACCTCTTATATTTGCATATATCTTAGGCCAATAA
- a CDS encoding CAP domain-containing protein: MKKTFAKIALIGLISFSLFSCSKDSVSDEPKDTVSVDAKYSYRSDEDEVLSLINNHRASLGLVKLEKIDYVSVKSEEHTNYMVSTNTVNHNYFADRYVSIMSALSAKNVSENVAYKYSTSQSVVNAWLNSEGHRANIEGDFTHFGISIRTNSAGEKFYTNIFVKK, encoded by the coding sequence ATGAAGAAGACTTTTGCTAAAATCGCTTTAATTGGGTTAATATCATTTTCATTATTTTCTTGCTCAAAAGATTCAGTATCAGATGAACCAAAAGACACAGTAAGTGTTGATGCAAAGTATTCTTATAGATCTGATGAAGATGAAGTATTAAGTCTTATAAATAATCATAGAGCTAGTTTAGGACTAGTTAAATTAGAAAAGATAGATTACGTTTCTGTTAAATCAGAAGAGCATACAAATTATATGGTTTCTACAAATACTGTAAACCATAATTATTTTGCAGATAGATATGTAAGCATAATGAGTGCATTATCTGCAAAAAACGTAAGTGAGAATGTAGCTTACAAATATTCAACTTCGCAAAGTGTTGTAAATGCATGGTTAAATAGCGAAGGACACCGAGCAAATATTGAAGGTGATTTTACTCATTTCGGAATTTCGATTAGAACAAATTCTGCTGGAGAAAAATTCTATACCAACATATTTGTGAAAAAATAG
- a CDS encoding proline dehydrogenase family protein, protein MNKIFDNTQNAFSLKSDTELERAYFLFKLIDSEPLVKIGTAVTNFALKAHLPVEGLIRATVFDHFCGGVSEDDCIPVVDKMFTKGGVSSVLDYSVEGKEDETAFDDAMNKTLKIINFAKEKKAIPFAVFKPTGFGRFELYEKLGEGQTLNDTEQEEWNRVVERFDRVCKAAHENDIALLIDGEESWMQDAADDLVADMMRKYNKNKAIVYNTLQMYRWDRLDYLKNLHAQGQQEGFHIGMKLVRGAYMEKENKRAEEKGYKSPICASKQATDYNFDDAVTYMMEHIDTMAIFAGTHNEDSSYKLIELMAHKGIVKNDFRVWFGQLYGMSDNISFNLAAEGYNVAKYLPFGPVKDVMPYLIRRAEENTSVAGQTSRELTLIKRERDRRKSKK, encoded by the coding sequence ATGAATAAAATTTTTGACAATACACAAAACGCATTTTCACTAAAAAGTGATACCGAATTAGAGAGAGCTTATTTTCTTTTTAAATTGATAGATTCTGAACCATTAGTTAAAATTGGAACAGCGGTTACCAATTTTGCTTTAAAAGCACATTTACCTGTTGAAGGATTAATTCGTGCTACAGTTTTTGATCATTTTTGCGGAGGTGTTTCAGAAGATGATTGTATTCCAGTAGTAGATAAAATGTTCACGAAAGGAGGAGTTTCTTCTGTCTTAGATTATTCTGTTGAAGGAAAAGAAGATGAAACGGCTTTTGATGATGCGATGAATAAAACATTAAAAATCATCAATTTCGCTAAAGAAAAGAAAGCCATTCCTTTCGCAGTATTCAAACCAACTGGTTTTGGACGTTTTGAATTGTATGAAAAATTAGGTGAAGGTCAAACTTTGAATGATACTGAGCAAGAAGAATGGAATAGAGTAGTGGAGCGTTTTGACAGAGTTTGTAAAGCAGCTCACGAAAATGATATTGCTCTTTTAATTGATGGTGAGGAAAGTTGGATGCAAGATGCTGCTGATGATTTGGTTGCTGATATGATGCGTAAATATAACAAAAACAAAGCTATTGTTTACAATACATTACAAATGTATCGTTGGGATCGTTTAGATTATTTGAAAAATTTACATGCTCAAGGACAACAAGAAGGTTTTCATATAGGAATGAAACTGGTTCGCGGCGCTTACATGGAAAAAGAAAATAAACGTGCTGAAGAGAAAGGATATAAATCACCTATTTGCGCTTCAAAACAAGCGACTGATTATAATTTTGATGATGCTGTGACTTATATGATGGAACATATTGATACTATGGCAATTTTTGCAGGAACTCATAATGAAGACAGTTCATATAAACTAATAGAGTTGATGGCACATAAAGGCATCGTTAAAAACGATTTTAGAGTATGGTTTGGTCAGTTATATGGAATGAGTGATAATATTAGTTTTAACTTGGCTGCCGAAGGATATAATGTTGCTAAATACCTTCCTTTTGGTCCTGTAAAGGATGTTATGCCATATTTAATTCGTCGTGCCGAAGAAAATACATCGGTAGCTGGGCAAACAAGTCGCGAATTGACACTTATAAAAAGAGAAAGAGATAGAAGAAAGAGTAAAAAATAA
- a CDS encoding ribonuclease Z, translating into MKVEHKGHTTIIKDTEGDSKTFLEKVSNQFTTFKVTNIILDITHDKSVDIKSIKNFVDLAKKFKKEKKSFVIVADGIDFNEVPPSLHVVPTVLEAHDMIEMEEIERDLGF; encoded by the coding sequence ATGAAAGTAGAACACAAAGGACATACCACAATAATTAAAGATACAGAAGGAGATTCTAAAACTTTTTTAGAAAAAGTTAGTAATCAGTTTACAACCTTTAAAGTAACCAATATTATATTGGATATTACTCACGACAAATCAGTTGATATTAAGTCAATTAAAAACTTTGTTGATTTGGCTAAAAAATTTAAAAAAGAAAAAAAATCTTTTGTTATAGTGGCTGATGGTATTGATTTTAATGAAGTACCGCCATCTTTACATGTTGTACCAACAGTTCTCGAGGCTCATGATATGATTGAGATGGAAGAAATAGAGCGTGATTTAGGTTTTTAA
- a CDS encoding arginine decarboxylase, whose protein sequence is MNTKYYDLINQTFYFPQEEFTLNKDHLQFHGIDLMKLVEEYGTPLKFTYLPKISENINKAKMWFRNAMEKQGYEAKYFYCYCTKSSHFEFILNEALKNNIHIETSSAFDINIVERLMEEGKINKNTFVVCNGFKRGAYVTNIARLVNNGHKNTIPVIDNFEELDLLQEEIDGKFKIGIRIAAEEDPKFEFYTSRLGIGYKDIVPFYRKNIQDNKKVELKMLHFFINAGIRDTAYYWNELLKCMKVYIALKKECPSLDSLNIGGGFPIKNSLAFDYDYQYMVEEILNQIKIACDEAEVPVPHIFTEFGSFTVGESGGAIFQVLYQKKQNDRENWNMIDSSFITTLPDTWAINKRFVMMAVNRWNDTYERVLLGGLTCDGDDYYNSEQHMNAIYLPKYNKEKPLYIGFFNTGAYQETIGGHGGLHHCILPQPKHILIDKDKNGIFAHEIFSEEQSAEQILEILGYNKK, encoded by the coding sequence ATGAATACAAAATATTACGACCTTATAAATCAAACGTTTTACTTTCCACAGGAAGAATTCACTCTTAATAAAGACCACCTACAGTTTCATGGAATCGATTTAATGAAATTGGTTGAAGAATATGGTACTCCATTAAAATTTACTTATTTACCTAAGATTTCTGAAAACATTAATAAAGCAAAAATGTGGTTTCGTAACGCTATGGAAAAGCAAGGTTACGAAGCAAAATACTTTTATTGTTATTGTACTAAAAGTTCACATTTTGAATTTATTTTAAATGAAGCTTTAAAAAATAATATTCATATTGAAACTTCTTCAGCATTTGATATCAACATTGTTGAAAGACTAATGGAAGAAGGCAAAATAAACAAAAACACATTTGTCGTTTGTAACGGATTTAAGCGTGGGGCTTACGTTACAAATATTGCACGCTTGGTGAACAATGGTCATAAAAATACCATTCCAGTTATAGACAACTTTGAAGAATTAGATTTACTTCAAGAAGAAATCGATGGAAAATTTAAAATTGGTATTCGTATTGCTGCAGAAGAAGATCCTAAATTTGAGTTCTACACATCTCGTTTAGGAATTGGTTACAAAGACATTGTTCCTTTTTATAGAAAAAATATTCAGGATAATAAAAAAGTAGAACTTAAAATGCTTCACTTTTTTATTAATGCAGGTATTCGTGATACTGCTTATTACTGGAATGAGTTACTAAAATGTATGAAGGTATATATAGCTTTGAAAAAAGAGTGTCCTTCATTAGATAGTCTAAATATTGGTGGCGGTTTTCCAATTAAAAATTCATTAGCTTTTGATTATGATTACCAATACATGGTAGAAGAAATTCTAAATCAAATTAAAATTGCTTGTGATGAAGCAGAAGTACCTGTGCCTCATATTTTTACTGAATTTGGATCATTTACAGTTGGTGAATCTGGAGGAGCAATTTTTCAAGTATTATATCAAAAGAAGCAAAATGATCGTGAAAACTGGAATATGATTGATTCTTCTTTCATTACAACACTTCCAGACACGTGGGCAATCAACAAACGATTTGTAATGATGGCTGTTAATAGATGGAATGACACCTATGAACGTGTACTTTTAGGAGGATTAACTTGTGATGGAGATGATTATTACAATTCTGAACAGCACATGAATGCCATTTATCTTCCAAAATATAATAAAGAAAAACCTTTATATATTGGTTTCTTTAATACTGGTGCGTATCAAGAAACTATTGGTGGACACGGTGGTTTACACCACTGCATTCTTCCGCAACCCAAACATATCTTGATAGATAAAGATAAAAACGGAATTTTTGCACACGAAATTTTTTCTGAAGAACAAAGTGCAGAACAAATTTTAGAAATTTTAGGATACAACAAAAAATAA
- a CDS encoding DNA primase: MKRVIVDYSKLTSEILNLLVEKFPDGYDDSDIIRFKNAKNETIEAVEVKTEDTIYLVKVSTKLADRIENYDEDDDIENGGDDSLDALKELEIDSNDDDDDDKPSSKEDDVDADDEDDDEDSESSEDDDEDDEDE, encoded by the coding sequence ATGAAAAGAGTTATAGTTGATTATTCAAAATTAACGAGTGAAATTTTAAACCTATTAGTAGAAAAGTTTCCCGATGGATATGATGATTCAGACATTATCCGTTTCAAAAATGCTAAAAACGAAACTATTGAAGCAGTCGAAGTTAAAACTGAGGATACAATCTATCTTGTAAAAGTTAGTACAAAGCTGGCTGACAGAATTGAAAACTATGATGAAGATGATGATATCGAAAACGGAGGTGATGATTCATTAGACGCATTAAAAGAACTTGAAATCGACTCTAATGATGATGACGATGATGACAAACCTAGTTCAAAAGAAGACGATGTTGATGCCGATGACGAAGATGACGACGAAGATTCTGAAAGTAGCGAAGATGATGATGAAGATGATGAAGACGAATAA
- the pdxH gene encoding pyridoxamine 5'-phosphate oxidase, which translates to MEDLSDYRKSYDKSELLETNLPEDPINLFNRWFFEVTDFGGVDEVNAMTVSTIGLDGFPKSRVVLLKHFSYEGFIFYTNYNSEKGKAIEANPNICLSFFWHSMERQVIIKGKAVKVAENISDNYFDSRPDGSKLGAIVSNQSEVIPSREYLDNKLKDLEKELSGKEILRPKNWGGYIVEPQEIEFWQGRPNRLHDRIRYQLQKDYSWKIERLSS; encoded by the coding sequence ATGGAAGATTTAAGTGATTACAGAAAATCATACGATAAAAGTGAATTATTGGAAACCAATCTTCCAGAAGATCCTATTAATTTATTTAATAGATGGTTTTTTGAAGTAACGGATTTTGGTGGTGTAGATGAAGTTAATGCAATGACAGTTTCGACCATAGGTTTGGATGGATTTCCAAAATCGCGTGTAGTTTTGTTAAAGCATTTTTCTTATGAAGGTTTTATATTTTACACTAATTATAATTCGGAAAAAGGAAAAGCAATAGAAGCAAATCCTAATATTTGTCTTTCTTTTTTCTGGCATTCAATGGAAAGGCAGGTAATTATAAAAGGGAAAGCAGTTAAAGTAGCTGAAAATATTTCTGATAATTATTTTGATTCCAGACCTGATGGAAGTAAGCTTGGAGCTATAGTTTCAAATCAAAGTGAAGTTATTCCATCTCGAGAATATTTAGATAATAAATTAAAGGATTTAGAAAAAGAATTATCAGGTAAAGAAATTTTACGACCAAAAAATTGGGGAGGATATATTGTTGAACCACAAGAAATTGAATTTTGGCAAGGACGTCCAAATCGTCTTCATGATCGAATTCGATATCAACTTCAAAAAGATTATAGCTGGAAAATTGAAAGACTCTCTTCTTAA